A genomic region of Caulobacter sp. NIBR2454 contains the following coding sequences:
- a CDS encoding DUF1203 domain-containing protein, with protein MSYVVTGLSPDPFRHLFGLSETALAAAGVIRMTADEKPGFPCRISLEDAEPGETVLLLNHEYQGADTPYRGRHAIFVRESDRPAAHFENEIPEQLCVRLLSVRAFDAQGMMRDADVVEGVDLEPLIQRLLADSQTAYLHVHNARRGCYAARIERAV; from the coding sequence ATGTCCTACGTCGTCACCGGCCTTTCGCCCGATCCCTTCCGTCACCTCTTCGGCCTGTCAGAAACCGCCCTCGCGGCAGCTGGCGTCATCCGCATGACCGCGGACGAAAAGCCGGGCTTTCCCTGCCGGATCAGCCTGGAAGACGCCGAGCCCGGCGAGACCGTCCTGCTGCTGAATCACGAGTATCAGGGCGCCGACACGCCCTATCGCGGTCGCCATGCCATATTCGTGCGCGAATCGGACCGTCCCGCCGCGCATTTCGAAAACGAGATTCCCGAGCAACTTTGCGTCCGGCTGCTGTCCGTCCGCGCCTTCGACGCCCAGGGCATGATGCGCGACGCCGATGTGGTCGAGGGCGTCGATCTGGAGCCGCTCATCCAGCGCCTGCTCGCTGATTCCCAGACCGCCTACCTGCACGTCCACAACGCCCGCCGAGGCTGCTACGCCGCCCGGATTGAGCGCGCTGTATAG
- the uvrA gene encoding excinuclease ABC subunit UvrA, whose translation MAEQLNFIRVRGAREHNLKDVSVDIPRGELVVLTGLSGSGKSSLAFDTIYAEGQRRYVESLSAYARQFLELMSKPDVDLIEGLSPAISIEQKTTSKNPRSTVGTVTEIHDYMRLLWARVGIPYSPATGLPIESQTVSQMVDKLIALPDGERLYLLAPVVRDRKGEYRKEIAEWQKAGFQRLKIDGQFYPIEDAPVLDKKFKHDIDIVVDRLVTKGGLESRYADSIETALRLADGIAVAEWADAKEGEAEPQRLLFSERFACPVSGFTIAEIEPRLFSFNNPAGACPVCDGLGAKLAFDADLVIPDKDKSLHKGAVSPWSRGPSPLYTQTLQALSRHYGFSMDDPWHKLPQKARDVVLQGSGGDKIKFVYDDNARKYEVVKPFEGVLPNLERRWRETDSSWVREELGRYQSDTPCEACHGARLKPEALAVKIAGKNISEVSGLAIRPARDWFASLEGQLSDKNMEIARRILKEINDRLRFLVDVGLDYLNLSRGSGTLSGGESQRIRLASQIGSGLTGVLYVLDEPSIGLHQRDNTRLLTSLQGLRDLGNSVLVVEHDEEAILTADYVIDMGPAAGVHGGEIVAQGKPADIMANPKSVTGQYLTGAREIEVPEDRRPIGKNRLKVIGATGNNLKGVTAEIPVGTFTCITGVSGGGKSTFTIETLYKAAARRLNNASDAPAPHERIEGLEHFDKVIDIDQSPIGRTPRSNPATYTGAFGPIRDWFAQLPESKARGYGPGRFSFNVKGGRCEACQGDGVIKIEMHFLPDVYVTCDVCKGQRYNRETLEVLFKGKTIADILDMTVEEAADFFKAVPPIRDKMETLKRVGLSYIKVGQQATTLSGGEAQRVKLSKELSRRATGRTLYILDEPTTGLHFEDTKKLLEVLHELVDQGNTVVVIEHNLDVVKTADWLIDFGPEGGDGGGEVVAVGSPEKVAGTEASWTGRYLKDVLARHEERRKERVKALKTKRA comes from the coding sequence ATGGCTGAACAACTGAACTTCATCCGCGTTCGCGGCGCCCGTGAGCACAATCTCAAGGACGTCAGCGTCGACATTCCCCGTGGGGAGCTGGTGGTGCTCACCGGCCTGTCGGGCTCGGGCAAGAGCTCGCTCGCCTTCGACACCATCTACGCCGAGGGTCAGCGCCGCTATGTGGAGAGCCTTTCTGCCTACGCCCGCCAGTTCCTGGAGCTGATGAGCAAGCCGGACGTGGACCTGATCGAAGGCCTGTCCCCCGCCATCTCCATCGAGCAGAAGACGACCTCGAAGAATCCCCGCTCCACCGTCGGTACGGTGACGGAGATCCACGACTACATGCGCCTGCTGTGGGCGCGGGTCGGCATCCCCTATTCGCCGGCCACCGGCCTGCCGATCGAAAGCCAGACGGTCAGCCAGATGGTCGACAAGCTGATCGCTCTGCCCGATGGCGAGCGCCTCTATCTGCTGGCCCCCGTGGTCCGCGACCGCAAGGGCGAATACCGCAAGGAAATCGCCGAGTGGCAGAAGGCCGGCTTCCAGCGCCTGAAGATCGACGGACAGTTCTATCCGATCGAGGACGCGCCGGTTCTCGACAAGAAATTCAAGCACGACATCGACATCGTCGTGGACCGCCTGGTCACCAAGGGCGGGCTTGAGAGCCGCTACGCCGACTCCATCGAGACCGCCCTGCGCTTGGCCGACGGCATCGCCGTCGCCGAATGGGCCGACGCCAAGGAAGGCGAAGCCGAGCCGCAGCGCCTGCTGTTCTCCGAGCGCTTCGCCTGCCCGGTCAGCGGCTTCACCATCGCCGAGATCGAGCCACGCCTGTTCTCGTTCAACAATCCGGCCGGCGCCTGCCCGGTCTGCGACGGCCTGGGCGCCAAGCTGGCCTTCGACGCCGACCTCGTCATCCCCGATAAGGACAAGTCCTTGCACAAGGGCGCGGTTTCGCCCTGGTCGCGCGGCCCCTCGCCGCTCTACACCCAGACCCTGCAGGCCCTGTCGCGCCACTACGGCTTCTCGATGGACGACCCGTGGCACAAGCTGCCGCAGAAGGCCCGCGACGTAGTCCTGCAAGGCTCGGGCGGCGACAAGATCAAGTTCGTCTATGACGACAACGCCCGCAAATACGAGGTGGTCAAACCCTTCGAGGGCGTGCTGCCGAACCTGGAGCGCCGCTGGCGCGAGACCGACAGCTCGTGGGTCCGCGAAGAGCTGGGCCGCTATCAGTCCGACACCCCGTGCGAGGCCTGCCACGGCGCGCGCCTGAAGCCCGAAGCCCTGGCGGTGAAGATCGCCGGTAAGAACATCTCGGAGGTCTCGGGCCTGGCCATCCGTCCGGCCCGCGACTGGTTCGCCAGCCTCGAGGGCCAGCTCTCCGACAAGAACATGGAGATCGCCCGGCGGATCCTGAAGGAGATCAACGACCGCCTGCGGTTCCTGGTCGACGTGGGCCTGGACTATCTCAACCTGTCGCGCGGCTCGGGCACCCTGTCCGGCGGCGAGAGCCAGCGCATCCGTCTGGCCAGCCAGATCGGCTCGGGTCTGACCGGCGTCCTCTACGTGCTGGACGAGCCGTCCATCGGCCTGCACCAGCGCGACAACACTCGCCTGCTCACCAGCCTCCAGGGCCTGCGGGACCTGGGCAATTCGGTGCTGGTGGTCGAGCACGACGAGGAAGCGATCCTTACTGCCGACTACGTCATCGACATGGGCCCGGCCGCCGGCGTCCACGGCGGCGAGATCGTCGCCCAAGGCAAGCCCGCCGACATCATGGCCAACCCCAAAAGCGTCACCGGCCAGTACCTGACGGGCGCGCGCGAGATCGAGGTGCCCGAGGACCGCCGCCCCATCGGCAAGAACCGGCTGAAGGTCATCGGCGCCACCGGCAACAACCTCAAGGGCGTCACGGCTGAAATCCCCGTTGGGACCTTCACCTGCATCACCGGGGTGTCGGGCGGCGGCAAGTCCACCTTCACCATCGAGACCCTGTACAAGGCCGCCGCGCGCCGTCTGAACAACGCCAGCGACGCCCCGGCGCCGCACGAGCGGATCGAAGGGCTGGAGCACTTCGACAAGGTCATCGACATCGACCAAAGCCCGATCGGCCGCACCCCGCGCTCGAACCCGGCCACCTATACCGGCGCCTTCGGCCCGATCCGCGACTGGTTCGCCCAGTTGCCGGAGTCCAAGGCCCGCGGCTACGGCCCCGGCCGCTTCAGCTTCAACGTCAAGGGCGGCCGCTGCGAGGCCTGCCAGGGCGACGGCGTCATCAAGATCGAGATGCACTTCCTGCCGGACGTCTATGTCACCTGCGACGTCTGCAAGGGCCAGCGCTACAACCGCGAGACGCTGGAGGTTCTGTTCAAGGGCAAGACCATCGCCGACATCCTCGACATGACCGTCGAAGAGGCCGCCGACTTCTTCAAGGCCGTGCCCCCGATCCGCGACAAGATGGAGACGCTAAAGCGCGTCGGCCTCAGCTACATCAAGGTCGGCCAGCAGGCGACGACCCTGTCCGGCGGCGAGGCCCAGCGCGTGAAGCTGTCCAAGGAACTGTCGCGCCGCGCCACCGGCCGCACCCTCTACATCCTCGACGAGCCCACCACCGGCCTGCACTTCGAGGACACCAAGAAGCTGCTGGAAGTGCTCCATGAACTGGTCGACCAGGGCAACACCGTCGTGGTCATCGAGCACAATCTCGACGTGGTGAAGACCGCCGACTGGCTGATCGACTTCGGCCCCGAAGGCGGCGACGGCGGCGGCGAGGTGGTGGCCGTCGGCAGCCCCGAAAAGGTCGCCGGAACCGAGGCCAGTTGGACCGGCCGCTACCTCAAGGACGTCCTCGCCCGCCACGAGGAACGCCGCAAGGAACGCGTGAAAGCCCTGAAGACGAAGCGGGCCTAG
- a CDS encoding TonB-dependent receptor, with the protein MTIHTTRKLTLLGFSAVAAIIAATPALAQTTDNGELESVVVTARKRSEDLKDIPSSVSSISAESLQAATAGGADITSLSARTPSLVVETSFGRTFPRFYIRGLGNTDFDLNASQPVSIVFDEVVLENPILKGFPVFDVAAVEVLRGPQGTLFGRNTPAGVVKFDSVKPTEEFGGYARVGVRSFKGFDGEAVINGRLAEGLSGRASFLTQTQGDWVENAAPGGGEKLGDYRELAGRLQLRYQPNEQLDAVLNLHGRKLQGTSQLFRANVVGANGGLVDGFDRDKIFYDGGDGNPQELETWGLSGRVDYDMGAVTLTSVTGYERGQVYSRGDIDGGYGAVFAPPSGPGFIPFPSESADGVDDLQQFTQELRLSSNDDAPLFWQAGAYYFHEDADIASYSYNTLGGGGLDGYAFQNQKTKAWALFGSASYDLTDQLTLTGGLRYSDDDKDYVTLRTLSPVGGGALAPIRVSVGDSSFSWDASLVYEATPDTNLYARVARGYRAPSIQGRVVFSNVVTTADSEFVTSYEAGVKSSLLDRRMRTELSAFYYEIEDQQLTAIGGAGNFNQLVNADKGVGYGFEASVEFRPIPQLTLGASASYNHTEIKDADLTVGVCGAACTVTDPLASPGFARIDGNSFPNAPKWIADLNARYAHPLPNGGELFVYTDWAYKGDTHFFLYEAREFREEGFWEGGVRAGYVSPTGDYEFVVYGRNITDEERLTGAIDFNNLTGIVNGPRIWGAEIKVKY; encoded by the coding sequence ATGACCATTCACACCACCCGCAAGCTGACGCTTCTCGGGTTTTCCGCCGTTGCGGCCATCATCGCCGCGACGCCCGCCCTGGCCCAGACGACCGACAACGGCGAGCTCGAAAGCGTCGTCGTCACCGCCCGCAAGCGGTCCGAAGACCTGAAGGACATTCCCAGCTCGGTCAGCTCCATCAGCGCCGAAAGCCTGCAGGCGGCCACGGCCGGCGGCGCGGACATCACGTCGCTGTCGGCGCGCACGCCCAGCCTGGTGGTCGAAACTTCGTTCGGACGCACCTTCCCGCGCTTCTACATCCGCGGTCTGGGCAACACCGATTTCGATCTGAACGCCTCGCAGCCGGTGTCGATTGTCTTCGACGAGGTCGTGCTGGAAAACCCGATCCTCAAGGGCTTCCCCGTGTTCGACGTGGCCGCGGTGGAAGTGCTGCGCGGGCCGCAGGGCACCCTGTTTGGCCGCAACACCCCGGCCGGCGTGGTGAAATTCGATTCCGTGAAGCCGACCGAGGAATTCGGCGGCTACGCCCGTGTCGGCGTCCGCTCGTTCAAGGGCTTTGACGGCGAGGCTGTGATCAACGGCCGCCTTGCCGAAGGCCTTTCGGGCCGCGCCTCCTTCCTGACTCAGACCCAGGGCGACTGGGTCGAGAACGCCGCGCCCGGCGGCGGCGAAAAGCTGGGCGACTACCGTGAACTGGCGGGCCGCCTGCAACTGCGCTACCAGCCCAACGAACAGCTGGACGCCGTTCTGAACCTGCATGGCCGCAAGCTGCAGGGCACCTCGCAGCTCTTCCGCGCCAACGTCGTCGGCGCGAACGGCGGCCTGGTCGACGGCTTCGACCGCGACAAGATCTTCTACGACGGCGGCGACGGCAATCCGCAGGAACTGGAGACCTGGGGCCTGTCTGGCCGCGTCGATTACGACATGGGCGCCGTCACCCTGACTTCGGTCACCGGCTATGAGCGTGGTCAGGTCTACAGCCGCGGCGACATCGACGGCGGCTACGGCGCCGTGTTCGCCCCGCCCTCGGGTCCCGGCTTCATCCCCTTCCCGTCGGAGTCGGCTGACGGCGTCGACGACCTGCAGCAGTTCACCCAGGAACTGCGCCTGTCCAGCAACGACGACGCTCCGCTGTTCTGGCAGGCCGGCGCCTACTACTTCCACGAAGACGCCGACATCGCGTCCTACAGCTACAACACCCTGGGCGGCGGCGGCCTGGACGGCTACGCCTTCCAGAACCAGAAGACCAAGGCCTGGGCGCTGTTCGGCTCGGCGTCCTATGACCTCACCGATCAACTGACCCTCACCGGCGGCCTGCGCTATTCGGACGACGACAAGGACTACGTCACCCTGCGCACGCTCAGCCCTGTCGGCGGCGGCGCCCTGGCGCCGATCCGCGTTTCGGTGGGCGACAGCTCGTTCAGCTGGGACGCTTCGCTCGTCTATGAGGCGACGCCGGACACCAACCTCTACGCCCGTGTGGCTCGCGGCTATCGCGCGCCCAGCATCCAGGGCCGCGTGGTGTTCAGCAACGTCGTCACCACCGCCGACTCCGAGTTCGTGACGTCCTATGAGGCGGGCGTGAAGTCGTCGCTGCTCGACCGCCGCATGCGCACCGAACTGTCGGCCTTCTACTACGAGATCGAGGACCAGCAGCTGACCGCCATCGGCGGCGCGGGCAACTTCAACCAGCTGGTCAACGCCGACAAGGGCGTGGGCTACGGCTTTGAAGCCAGCGTCGAGTTCCGCCCGATCCCGCAACTGACCCTGGGCGCCTCGGCCTCTTACAACCACACTGAAATCAAGGACGCGGACCTGACCGTCGGCGTCTGCGGCGCGGCCTGCACGGTCACCGACCCGCTCGCCTCGCCAGGCTTTGCGCGCATCGACGGCAACAGCTTCCCCAATGCGCCCAAGTGGATCGCGGATCTGAACGCCCGCTACGCCCACCCCCTGCCCAACGGCGGCGAGCTCTTCGTCTATACGGACTGGGCCTACAAGGGTGACACGCACTTCTTCCTCTACGAGGCGCGTGAGTTCCGCGAGGAAGGCTTCTGGGAAGGCGGCGTGCGCGCCGGCTATGTCAGCCCGACCGGCGACTACGAGTTCGTCGTTTACGGCCGCAACATCACCGACGAAGAGCGCCTCACCGGCGCCATCGACTTCAACAACCTCACCGGCATCGTCAACGGCCCCCGCATCTGGGGCGCCGAGATCAAGGTGAAGTACTAA
- a CDS encoding DUF885 domain-containing protein produces the protein MRLSRRDFGFGAAAAALTPALAAAQSADLDKQLTAFLDAAFEQDLAMDPERLTRLGRKTANDQLTDRSDAAMARRLAWRKQNVAEMKRRFDPNALGEDARTSFEMWELELSRAEESNRWRGHSYVFDRGGPHTSFPNFMINTHRVDTPADMQAYVARVAAIGPALDVQLDRAKRAAAAGVRMPRFSYDQSAEEVRRLLTGAPFGGEGVTALFADAKAKTTKLKADGKIDDAQAAAFDKAVADAMTGKMKPAYDRLAAWLAADRANTSAEPQGAGALPDGVAYYNAMLRQQTTTDMTADQIHDLGLAEVARIRGEMETLKAKIGFKGTLEEFFVFMRTDDRFYVSNDDAGRARYLKLSEDYLAAMKAKLPEYFGRLPKSDLIVKRVEAFREEPGGAAHYSSGAPDGSRPGVFYVHLSDVRATPIYEIEGTSYHEGWPGHHMQISLAQEMTGVPVFRTQTGYGAYVEGWGLYVELLAKEAGFYQDLYSDFGRLGREIWRAIRLVVDTGIHAKGWSEAKALEFYTANSPQPVGKIRSEIRRYFVNPGQATSYKVGMVKILALRQEARQALGDRFDQRGFHDTVLSAGALPLSVLETRVRRWVARSKA, from the coding sequence ATGCGGCTTTCGCGGCGTGACTTTGGATTTGGGGCGGCTGCGGCGGCGTTGACGCCCGCCCTGGCGGCGGCTCAGTCGGCGGACCTGGACAAGCAACTCACCGCCTTCCTCGACGCCGCGTTCGAGCAGGATCTGGCGATGGACCCCGAGCGCCTGACGCGTCTGGGCCGCAAGACCGCGAACGACCAGCTAACCGACCGCAGCGACGCCGCCATGGCCAGGCGCCTGGCCTGGCGCAAGCAGAACGTGGCGGAGATGAAGCGCCGGTTCGACCCCAACGCCCTGGGGGAGGACGCCCGCACCTCTTTCGAGATGTGGGAGCTGGAGCTGAGCCGCGCCGAGGAGTCCAACCGCTGGCGGGGGCACTCCTATGTCTTCGATCGCGGGGGACCGCACACCAGCTTCCCCAACTTCATGATCAACACCCACCGGGTCGATACGCCAGCCGACATGCAGGCCTATGTGGCGCGTGTCGCCGCCATCGGTCCGGCTCTGGACGTTCAGCTGGACCGCGCCAAGCGCGCGGCGGCGGCGGGCGTGCGCATGCCGCGCTTTTCCTATGACCAGTCGGCGGAGGAAGTGCGGCGCCTGCTGACTGGCGCGCCGTTCGGCGGCGAGGGCGTCACGGCGCTGTTCGCGGACGCCAAGGCCAAGACGACCAAGCTGAAGGCGGACGGCAAGATCGACGACGCCCAGGCCGCGGCCTTCGACAAGGCGGTCGCCGACGCCATGACCGGCAAGATGAAGCCGGCCTATGACCGTTTAGCCGCGTGGCTGGCGGCTGACCGCGCGAACACCTCGGCCGAGCCGCAAGGAGCTGGGGCCCTGCCGGATGGCGTGGCCTACTACAACGCCATGCTGCGCCAGCAGACGACGACGGACATGACGGCAGACCAGATCCACGATCTGGGCCTGGCGGAGGTCGCTCGTATCCGGGGCGAGATGGAGACGCTTAAAGCCAAGATCGGCTTCAAGGGCACGCTGGAGGAGTTCTTCGTCTTCATGCGCACAGACGACCGCTTCTATGTCAGCAATGACGATGCGGGCCGGGCGCGTTACCTGAAGTTGTCCGAGGATTATCTGGCGGCCATGAAGGCCAAGCTGCCGGAGTATTTCGGGCGGCTTCCGAAGTCCGACCTGATCGTCAAGCGCGTCGAGGCCTTCCGGGAAGAGCCGGGCGGCGCGGCGCACTACAGCTCCGGCGCTCCGGACGGCTCGCGGCCTGGGGTGTTCTACGTCCACCTGTCGGACGTGCGGGCGACGCCGATCTACGAGATCGAGGGCACCAGCTACCACGAGGGGTGGCCAGGCCATCACATGCAGATCTCGCTGGCCCAGGAGATGACCGGCGTGCCGGTGTTCCGCACCCAGACCGGCTACGGCGCCTATGTCGAGGGTTGGGGGCTGTACGTGGAGCTGCTGGCCAAGGAGGCGGGCTTCTACCAGGACCTCTATAGCGACTTCGGCCGGCTGGGCCGCGAGATCTGGCGCGCGATCCGCCTGGTGGTCGACACGGGCATCCACGCCAAGGGCTGGAGCGAGGCCAAGGCGCTGGAGTTCTACACCGCCAACTCGCCGCAGCCGGTGGGCAAGATTCGCTCGGAGATCCGCCGCTACTTCGTCAATCCGGGGCAGGCGACCTCGTACAAGGTCGGGATGGTCAAGATCCTGGCCCTGCGTCAGGAAGCCCGGCAGGCCCTGGGCGATCGCTTCGACCAGCGTGGGTTCCACGACACGGTCCTGAGCGCCGGCGCCCTGCCGCTGTCGGTGCTAGAGACCCGCGTCCGTCGCTGGGTGGCGCGCAGCAAGGCGTAG
- a CDS encoding LamG domain-containing protein → MFVRLAILLAAFSLCSPAVAGSLRFAENRPEQYDFADLARLPPEFGRGEFSFELWIKPDAGYPVGPVYRASKAQLRNWSDADPKPYSSPGWWLTGNWLLDGHTRPEGYTAGATREGTFSLQFYGGGRLRWMFADDKVNASMTAGEPQGSVYAVQAWPAATTPSLLDDKWHHVVAVRRWRAPEGATLELWIDGARVAATDIATRTDMRRFWDQLAHPRDPKELGGWAFGSEVMTAWDYEFTQYEDYKGLVDALRLWGRALTPEQIAAAAKGGRIDRTALLGRYGFDEGRGDRAVDALNPNHEITLHRMPLGWSPEDAPARD, encoded by the coding sequence GTGTTCGTTCGCCTCGCCATCCTTCTCGCCGCATTCAGCCTATGTTCGCCTGCGGTCGCCGGCTCTCTGCGCTTTGCTGAGAACCGCCCAGAACAATACGACTTCGCTGACTTGGCCCGGCTGCCGCCCGAATTCGGCCGCGGCGAGTTCTCTTTCGAACTCTGGATCAAGCCGGACGCCGGCTATCCCGTCGGGCCTGTCTATCGCGCCAGCAAGGCGCAACTTCGCAATTGGTCGGACGCCGATCCTAAGCCCTACAGCAGCCCTGGCTGGTGGCTGACGGGTAACTGGCTGCTGGACGGTCATACCCGGCCCGAGGGCTATACCGCAGGGGCCACCCGCGAGGGTACGTTCAGCCTGCAATTCTACGGCGGCGGGCGTTTGCGCTGGATGTTCGCCGACGACAAGGTCAACGCCTCCATGACCGCCGGCGAGCCACAGGGATCTGTCTACGCGGTCCAGGCTTGGCCAGCGGCCACGACGCCGAGCTTGCTGGACGACAAATGGCACCACGTCGTGGCGGTTCGGCGCTGGCGCGCGCCCGAGGGGGCGACCTTGGAATTGTGGATTGATGGCGCCCGCGTCGCCGCCACCGATATCGCCACACGCACCGACATGCGCCGTTTCTGGGATCAGCTGGCTCACCCCCGCGACCCGAAGGAGCTAGGCGGCTGGGCCTTCGGCTCGGAGGTGATGACCGCCTGGGATTACGAGTTCACCCAGTACGAGGACTACAAGGGCCTTGTCGATGCGCTGCGGCTCTGGGGCCGCGCCCTGACGCCGGAGCAGATCGCCGCCGCCGCCAAGGGCGGCCGGATCGACCGAACCGCCCTGCTCGGCCGCTACGGCTTCGATGAGGGACGCGGCGACCGCGCCGTCGACGCCCTGAACCCGAACCACGAGATCACCCTGCACCGAATGCCCCTGGGCTGGTCGCCCGAGGATGCACCCGCCAGAGACTGA
- a CDS encoding glutathione S-transferase family protein — protein MKLYGERMPAPNPRRVRMFLAEKGVDLPEIRVDMRKGEHKSSEHRARNSLGQLPTLELDDGTTLSESVSICRYLESLYPEPPLFGRTGLEQAQIDMWIRRVEFQLLIPTGMFWRHAHPFTAQLLEQHTTFGESNRPLVERALKWLDRELAGKTWIAGEAYSMADIVALSTVDFAGFVGLEPPEGLENLKAWRERASARPSAVA, from the coding sequence ATGAAGCTCTACGGCGAACGCATGCCGGCCCCCAATCCGCGCCGTGTACGGATGTTCCTGGCCGAGAAGGGCGTCGACCTGCCCGAAATCCGGGTGGACATGCGCAAGGGCGAACACAAGTCGTCCGAGCACCGCGCCCGCAACAGCCTGGGCCAGCTGCCGACGCTGGAGCTCGACGACGGGACCACCCTGTCCGAGAGCGTCTCCATTTGCCGCTATCTGGAAAGCCTTTACCCGGAGCCGCCGCTGTTCGGCCGCACCGGCCTGGAGCAGGCGCAGATCGATATGTGGATCCGCCGGGTGGAGTTTCAGCTGCTGATCCCCACCGGCATGTTCTGGCGCCACGCCCACCCGTTCACGGCTCAGTTGCTGGAGCAGCACACGACGTTCGGAGAATCCAACCGTCCGCTGGTGGAGCGCGCGCTGAAATGGCTGGACCGCGAGCTGGCCGGAAAGACGTGGATCGCGGGCGAGGCCTATTCCATGGCCGACATCGTCGCGCTCAGCACGGTCGATTTCGCCGGCTTCGTCGGGCTTGAGCCGCCCGAGGGCCTGGAGAACCTGAAAGCCTGGCGCGAGCGGGCATCGGCCCGCCCCAGCGCCGTGGCCTAG
- a CDS encoding ABC-F family ATP-binding cassette domain-containing protein, giving the protein MPAFLTLDNLAARTPDGRPLFDNLTLAFGPERTGLVGRNGVGKTTLLRLIAGEATPAAGSIGVSGRISVLRQTLTPEPGATVADLLGVADDLERLARIEAGEGDQADFAEADWTLPARLAQALGEVGLDGIDPARPAASLSGGQATRAGLARLLVEAPDLILLDEPTNNLDAEGRALVVQVLRGWRGGALVISHDRALLREMDRIVELSSLGARVYGGSYDLYAARKAEEQAAAERDLASAERETDRVAREAQAAREKKARRDAAGQRFAAKGGTPKIMLGAMAERAENSGAQGERLAERLRGVAAERLESARERVEQVRELGFSLPSTGLPAGRMVLALEDVSFGYGETTILSDVSLRITGPERVAVVGPNGRGKTTLLRLAAGELETTAGAVMRGGSAALLDQKTAVLDDDQTILENFQRLNPQASVNDAHAALARFLFRNVAAKQIAGTLSGGERLRAALACVLARSEPPQLLILDEPTNHLDLASIAAIETALSAYDGAMLVVSHDTDFLAAIGVERRIEL; this is encoded by the coding sequence ATGCCCGCCTTTCTCACCCTGGACAATCTCGCCGCCCGCACGCCTGACGGCCGGCCTCTCTTTGACAACCTGACCCTGGCCTTCGGGCCGGAGCGCACTGGACTTGTCGGCCGCAACGGCGTCGGCAAGACGACTCTGCTGCGCCTGATCGCCGGGGAGGCGACGCCCGCCGCCGGCTCTATCGGTGTGAGCGGGCGGATCAGCGTGTTGCGCCAGACCCTGACGCCGGAGCCGGGCGCAACGGTGGCTGACCTGCTGGGTGTGGCCGACGATCTGGAGCGTCTCGCCCGCATCGAGGCGGGGGAGGGTGACCAGGCCGATTTCGCCGAGGCGGACTGGACCCTGCCGGCGCGGCTGGCCCAGGCCCTGGGCGAGGTTGGGCTGGACGGGATCGATCCGGCGCGGCCCGCTGCGTCCTTGAGCGGCGGGCAGGCGACCCGCGCGGGCCTAGCGCGACTGCTGGTGGAGGCCCCGGACCTGATCCTGCTGGACGAGCCGACCAACAATCTGGATGCCGAAGGGCGCGCCCTTGTCGTCCAGGTGCTGCGCGGCTGGCGGGGCGGGGCGCTGGTGATCAGCCATGACCGCGCCCTGCTGCGTGAGATGGACCGGATCGTCGAGCTCTCCAGCCTGGGGGCCAGGGTCTATGGCGGAAGCTACGACCTCTACGCCGCCCGCAAGGCCGAGGAACAGGCGGCGGCGGAGCGTGACCTGGCCTCGGCCGAGCGCGAGACCGACCGCGTGGCGCGTGAGGCGCAGGCGGCGCGGGAGAAGAAGGCCCGCCGCGACGCCGCCGGCCAGCGCTTCGCCGCCAAGGGCGGGACGCCAAAGATCATGCTCGGCGCCATGGCCGAGCGGGCGGAGAACAGCGGCGCGCAGGGCGAGCGCCTGGCCGAACGCCTGCGAGGCGTCGCGGCCGAACGGCTGGAGAGCGCGCGCGAGCGGGTGGAGCAAGTGCGGGAGCTGGGCTTTTCCCTGCCGTCCACGGGCTTGCCGGCGGGACGGATGGTTCTGGCGCTGGAAGATGTGTCGTTCGGCTATGGCGAGACGACGATCCTGAGCGACGTGTCGTTGCGCATCACCGGGCCGGAGCGCGTGGCCGTGGTGGGGCCCAACGGCCGGGGCAAGACCACCTTGCTGAGGCTGGCGGCAGGTGAGCTGGAGACGACGGCGGGAGCCGTCATGCGTGGCGGGTCGGCGGCGCTGCTGGACCAGAAGACCGCTGTGCTGGACGACGACCAGACCATCCTGGAGAACTTCCAGCGGCTCAATCCGCAGGCCAGCGTTAACGACGCCCATGCGGCGCTGGCGCGGTTCCTGTTCCGCAACGTCGCGGCCAAGCAGATCGCGGGCACGCTGAGCGGCGGCGAGCGATTAAGGGCGGCTCTGGCCTGCGTGCTGGCGCGGAGCGAGCCGCCGCAACTTCTGATCCTGGACGAGCCGACCAACCACCTGGACCTGGCCAGCATCGCCGCGATCGAGACGGCGCTGTCGGCCTATGACGGCGCGATGCTGGTGGTCAGCCACGACACGGACTTCCTGGCGGCGATCGGGGTGGAGCGGCGGATCGAGCTATGA